In Canis lupus dingo isolate Sandy chromosome 25, ASM325472v2, whole genome shotgun sequence, the genomic window ACAAGGAGTggatgggtggtgggtggtgggcaaATGTACCACTGTTGGCCACCAATGAGGACAATTTAAACAAGAACTCCAGTATGGGAGGAGTCTTGTggcagaagcaaaagcaaaagcatttGCTACAGCCATTATTAGAAACCACAAATCCTGGGACCTCTATTCTTGGAGCTTGAGTGCTTGCTGTGGCTACCAACCCTTTAGCCCCATTGGAGCCCATTGACCTTAGGTGCCAGGTTCAGGACCAACCCAGAACACTGGTCATTGATTTGCCTTGGGGACCCCAGATCTcccatatatatgtgcatgtgtgcatgctttTGGGGTGCCAATCTAGTCTACAGGGGGTGAGCAGCCCCTTTCCTGCTCTCTACACAGCAGACACAGTGGACCTGAACTGGTGTGTAATTTCTGACATGGAAGTCATCGAGCTGAACAAATGTACCTCGGGCCAGTCCTTTGAAGTCATCCTGAAGCCACCCTCCTTTGATGGGGTTCCTGAGTTCAATGCCTCCTTACCCAGGCGGCGAGACCCATCTCTGGAAGAGATCCAGAAGAAACTAGAAGCAGCTGAGGAGCGAAGGAAGGTAAgtgctctccctttctttcttccaactCAGCATTACAGGAAGGAGTTGGAGAAGATAGGAGGTGGCCCTGAGTTGGGGTCAGGTCACCACCAACCCACAAATATTTAGGTAGCACCTCCCATTTACAGGGTAGATAATGAGACACCATTGAGGGAAACAAGGAAGTGAGTCTCTAGGAGAGTACAGTTTGGTTAGAGGGATAAGGCATTATATTACATATGTCCAAGAGGTAGCCTAATATGCACACTAACAAGAGGAAGACACTGACAAACACTAAAGATTCATGGAAAGACCTGGCAAATAAGGAAAGGGCTCCTTaactgggagaaggagaaggtcATGGTACAATATATTTCCACCCCTTTCTATACCCTCTGAGTTTCTTATTGATTCTTATGGTCCAACTCCAATGCTATCTTTATGTAAGCTTTTCATCTTTGAAGCAGAAAATAATCTTCTTCTCCCTTGAATTCTATAGCATTTCTTCTCTACTTCTTAAGGCATTTGTCACATGCTAGGCTGGGTTAGAGTTATGAATATATGTGTTACTTCTACtagacttttttctttcccaaattgcTAGGATAGTGCTTGATACATGTATAGTCacttaatatttgtaaatgaaggaaagagggaatgaataaaggcaatgagaaaaaaaaaaaaaacaactgaggaAATAGTGGGAGAATCTAGAAAGTGTCCTTCCCTCCTGCCAATGGGCCAGAGACCAGGTTCAGGGAGATGTGTCTTCTGGGTGTAGAGCTTTCTTCCAAgggcctctttctccctttgtgcTTCCTTAGTACCAGGAAGCTGAGCTTCTGAAGCACCTGGCAGAGAAACGAGAACACGAGCGGGAAGTGATCCAAAAAGCCATTGAGGAGAACAACAACTTTATCAAGATGGCTAAGGAAAAACTGGCTCAGAAGATGGAATCCAATAAGGAGAACCGGGAGGCCCACCTTGCTGCCATGTTGGAACGGCTGCAAGAGAAGGTAAGTGATCTTGGTGAGAGAGGAGACTCCCGGAACACTCTCTTCCTTTCATGGCAAGTATAAAGGACCTACATATTATTTCAGGTAGCAAACAATCTCAGGTAGAAAAGGGGGTATTTCCATTAGGCTGGATCCTTACAAAGTCCCAAGTGATGTTTTAGGAAGTCATAGGCAAGAAACATGAGCTGAGCTTTGGAATTCCTTGGGGGATATTACACGCAGCTACACAACTGAAATTTCTCATTGTCTTAGGGAGATTAGACCTCTTATCTTCTAGAGAAAGCCTGCCTAATGCGAGAGAGTAAGGACAAATAAGCAGTTGTACATTCCTGGCTTCATCCTTGAATGGACAGATTTGATTTAATGAAAGATGATGACTTGGGCTCTTGGCTCTAAGCCAAGGGCATGATAAGCTGAGTTGACCATTGAGCAGGAAACATGATTCTCTCCAAACCTCTTGATATGGACTGAGTGAGTCACGGGTCTTTCCAATATTCTACCTTTTGTCAATAAACCAAATGGTGTCACCTACATATGAGAAACGTGAGAGACTAGGATTGGTCCCACGTGTCAGCAGAATAACAGCCCGTTCTGCTGAGAACACGTTGGCCTCATTTCCTGAGTCTCAAGGCTGCCCCAGTTTCTCCTGCAGCTCCTGGGAGAGCTCCAgctctgtgttttatttccagGAGCCGCCTGCTGCGCGGTGACTCCCGGGACCCGATCGGTGGCCTCGTCCCATGGTGAGCAGCGTGGTCCCCACTCCTTCCTGCCCATCCACCCAGAGTCTTAGGCCCTTGACAAGAGCTACTAGAAAGATTGGCTTCTTCACAGGGGATCTGTGGAGAAAGATCTGTGGATAGGCCCTGCAGCTGGCTGGCATGTGGCAAGCCCTTCTGCTCTCACATTCTACCCTTCTAAGAGCAGTAAGGCCTCCACCAAGTATACAGATGGGAGGGAAGTAATCTGGGTCTCATTTCGATCTTCCCCAGTTATTGAGGGATGGCTAGGAACAAactcttgaaggaaaaaaatatctgtgattGCCATAAAATAGGACATGGGCTCTCAGGCCAAACCCAAAAGGAATAATTGAGGATAGAGCCACAATATGgtatttcaaaaatggaaaaacacttTTACTTCTTCATATTCCTATCCTCACAGCAAATTGATAAAGTAAGCAGAACAGTGTTATCCTTATTTGATTGATGGGGAAACCATGTCAGAGAAGGTCAAATAACTTGGCCAGGGTCACAAAGCTGCTAACTAGTGCATCTGGGAATAGTTCTCTAGCTATATAAGTCCAAGGGACTCATTCAACCCTTATTTCAGGGGGACCAACCCACAATCATCCTGTTGGCCTTTTGTCAGAGAGACCATTGGAGACCAAAGAAAGGGAGCCCAGAAATCTAGGGTTCTTCCCAGAGAGCTCAGCTGAATGGAGGTCGATTCCAAGGGGAAGAGATTGAGAAGGTCCCCACTCTGGAGTAATAGCTATGGAGGTGGGGTAAGACTCAAAGAAGCAAGATGTCAGAGTCAAAATCTGAGTGAGCATCACTCCTTTGGGATCGTGACCCCTATCCACCCTTGGCCACTGATGAAGGCGGGAGGTGAAAAAGAGACAGGTGTGTGGCTTCTGCCCTGCCCCAAGTCAGTGCTTTCTGTGTCAGTACCTGCCTGGGTCACTGACCATCTACATTAGATTCACCTGGTATAGAGTTTAAAACTACAGACACTTGGACCCCACTGGCCTACTGACACTGTCTTTCTAGGGATGGTGCCTGAGAACCTAGCAGTTTAACAAATATCCTAGGTCATGCTGATACATAGCAAGGTTTAGAACCACTATCCTAGACACACCACGACTCACACTTTTCCCAGGGCCGTGGAAAGTTCTAGAGCATTTTCAGGGATGGATTCATAGTTTCAAGTATATCCTGGGCTCCTGGACTGCCTCTGTGGGCTTACTCCAGGCTGATTTTTGATATTTGGAAATGATGCTATCTGGATGATTGCCAGGGTCTGGCAGagacaatatttattgagcacctgctgcgtGCAAAGTGCTGTAGAAGGAATTAGAAAATACCAAGAAGAAAAAGGCATGCTCCCTGCCTATAGGAAAGTTACCATCCAGTAGAAGACCCAGCCAGATCACAATGAGCAATGATGTAAAGCAGACCATGACGTGCCCTAGAGGCGAACactaaaatcacaaaattttagaGGTAGAAAGACCTTCCAGTTCATAGCCCTCTCTTTAAAAACCAGGGAGCTGAGGCCTAATTGGTGAAGTGATTggtcaaagtcacagagctgatgGGTCTTTGAAGTCAGATCCCATCTTTTGGCTTGATGACATTGTTAGATGAAGAGGGTTCTCACACACCACTTGTGAGAGAGTCCACTTTTTGGAGTTGGGGGACATTTCCAAAAATTCTTCAATTTATACTTTAAGAGCCCTCATCTTTCACCAAGGGACTGAAAAAGTTGCACTTGAAAGCAGCGGTCATGTGGCAAGTGTGTGGGAGGGGACATTTGTAATGAGGCCTGTCCATTCCATTGTGCTCCTTGGGTGTAGCTACACTGAGCTGCTCCTTACATTAAGTCAAGCCATGCACTCAGTGCAAGCCCAGGATGGCCAGGTGAAGGAGGGAGACGCTGGTGGGCTCTGCGGTCACTGTGAGGTGGGTCCCCCCAAGGGAGGTTGGCCCCAGTCCATGAGCTCCCCCGGGGCCACACCAGCCGGCTCGCTCACCTGCCTCCTGCCAGTCTCACCTGCCACCTTCTGCCCCTTCTCAGGACATCTTTGCAGACCTTGCTCTTCACTTCCTGTGACGACAATTCTTTACTTTGGGTTCTCTTGCCCCTCGGCTTTCTTTTATTCCCAGGGAAGCCCATGTGACCTCCCCTTTTCACTCCCTTCCTTCTCAGGACAAGCACGCGGAGGAGGTGCGGAAAAACAAGGAGCTGAAAGAAGAGGCCTCTAGGTAAAGCCCAGAGGCCAAAGAAGTTTCCAGAACAGCCGGACAGCTCCAGCAGCTCCGCAGTTCCTGAGGCAGCCTAGTCGGCCGTCGGCTGCTCTCCCAGCACTggggtttggggggaggggggtggccagGGGTGTTTCCTCTGCTTTTGGTGTTTGTATATGTAAAGAATTGACCAGTGAAGCCATCCTATTTGTTTCTGGGGAACAAtgatggggtgggagaggggagagaaggagagaatttagGAAAGGAGATAGAGAAAGACTCATGGACACTGCAACCCTGCCCACCGCAGACTCAGGTCAAGTACTTGGCTTTTCTTCACAGTGAACGTCCAGGCACCGTGTTGAGGGAAGCTGCACGTGGGGCAGTAGCCACACCAAGTGAAGGGTGGAGTCCTGGGTGGGGCAGTGGCTGCAGGGTGTGGCAGGAGAGCCCAGGGAAAGGGTGGGGGGCCTGGAGGTGTTGCTTCTGCCCTGCAACAGGTGGGATGAggtctgagtgtgtgtgtattaacCATCATCTTTTGATCATCATGACCAATGAAATATTTACTCCTGGCCTCCTGTTCTTTATTTCCTGAATTTGTCCTTTGAGTGATGGACAGAATTTCCTTGAATTTGGTTTCCACCCATCAGGTGGCAGATACCCCTTTTGTTCATTAGTTTGACCATCAGAACATCTGAGAGGTGTTGAGTGATGTGGGTGAAACATGCCAGCCTTTGGCATAATTGAaaagtttgcttttgcttttctttttctttttttttttttaacccccccTTTGGGTTGTCCATTACTGGATTGAGTTCACTGAATTGGTGAGGAAAGAAATTCCATCTTGCCTTCTAAAGATAGACATTCTAATGGTCCCCAACATGCGTGGTAAGAAGGAAGTTCTCTGCACATTGGAAGTGTGGGATTCTAGGTGGTCACAAAAGTGAGCgaggaaataaaatgtttgttagtCGCAAGCAGAGGGATCATTTCAGACGCAGCAGTCACTTTATTTGGAATATTAAACCATGAATGGAAAAAAGgagtctctctcctcttctcccctggaAACAGGGGTACAGCAGCAAGAGTAGggcctccaccctgcccccacacacTGCATTATTTTGTAcagctttataaataaaacttttggtattgtccccacccccacccaccagtGGTGCTGCATTTGGCTTCTTCATTTTAGGATAGGATAACAAGAAGCATCATTGATGATGATgctgagcaggaagaggaggaagatatTGGTGGCTAACACTTAATCAGCACTTAGTAGATGGCTGGCAattttctgggtatatatctatgtctatatctttatttgtatctataatttaatcttcacaacaatgcTACCCAGTAGCTACTCTTATCTCATTTtgcagacaaagaaactgaggtatagaaagattaagtaacttgctcaagaccACACAGATAAGTAGGTGAAAAGGGCCATTGTTCCCAGAGTTTTAAGTCTTTAGCCACCATACTGTGCTGTTTCTCAACACTTCCAAACTAAAATGTGAGTTCCAGggtagtgtttctcaaagtgccAGTTATGGCTCATTGGGTTGTGAGATCAACTTAGTGGATGCCACCcagctttaatttcttttaatagaaTAGACTAGGAAACAAAATATCAAAGTGATCACAGGCAACAGTGGAAATATTGTTTTGTAGAAATCGTGCttcaattttatatttgcatatgtgtgtTCTAGGTCACAGCATAAgatgtatttcttccttcctggggGTGGCAATCAAAGCTCTTTGAAAGTCATTGCTCTCCAGTGAATGTGGAGACCAGAGGTATAGCCCCAGGGGCTTTAGAGGAAGCTGTGCTGGAAAAAGTGAGATGCTTGGGGCCATGCCATCTGGAACTGTCTGCTTCTgagtaaagggagaaaaaaagtggCTTCAAGGGACTATTCCCACAAATATATCCCACCAGTGTTTCGAATCTCCTATGAGAAAACCCAAGGCCAGGAGGAAGCTTCATTCTCACTACTCTCTTTCATCAAACTCTTGCACCtactattcattctctctctcttttttaaaatattttatttatttatttattcatagagacacagagagagagagaggcagagacacaggcagagggagaaacaggctccatgcagagggcctgatgtgggactcgatccagggtctccaggatcactccctgggctgcaggcggcgctaaaccgctgtgccaccagggttgccctacTATTCATTCTCTGATAAAACCCTGTTAATTACCTGTCTATCCTTTGCGAAGGCAGTTCTCTTGGCTTGGCTTGCTCTTTCCTGCCTGGTTGAATATTAATTCttactcattcttttaaattcaacTCAGATATTAGTTTCCTGACTCCACCAATATTTCTGTACCTCTTACATGCTTTGATTATTATGCAATTATTTGTTTACCTATCTCTCTCATCTATTAGACTTGAAGTTCCTTGAAAACAAGAAccagttttattattctttgtgtCCCAGGCAGTGGCTGCTTCAGAATTTCTGCATAGGATGAGATTATGGGCAGCAAACTGGTTAAAAGAAAGGCCAGTCTATTTGTCCCGAAGCTTCTTTGATAGAGCGTTTTACTGAAGCACTGTATATAAGGCCCAGAAAACATAATCAGTTACATATATCAAAGAGTATGGCTGATCCAGATTATGCAGAAGACTAAAATCTGTCAACAAGACACCTGGGTCCCACTAATCCTTAATGCCCGATATTGGAAACTGAAAACTCCAATtatgtgctcagcatggagctagCTTCCAACCATTAAAGAGGATTTCTACATTCAAAGGGTTTACATACCAGTTGGGATGCAAATGAAATGACCAAGGCCACGGATCTTAAATTTTCAGTTTATAACAAAATCCCTCTgaaagcttgttaaaatgcacattACAATGTATATTACAAACATTGGGTgtttgtaaatgaaaataattgacgaagctcagtaaaatatttttttgaggataTTGCCTTCAAATcctcatttacttaaaaaaaaaaaagccatttcccAGATTTTTAGGTGCCAATCATGACTACAGTTTGAGGAATTCTGTACAATTAAGAACTAAGCCTTAGGCAGTATTTCCAAAggcaagaggaagggagaagtcTTCATGGAGTGCACAGCACTTGAGCTGAGCCTTTAAGGATGAACAGACTttaaacagagaggaagaggcagacagAAGAAGGGAAAGCTGGAAATTTGAGTTGGGAATCACGAGCATTGGGAAGCAGCTGCTGCCACAGAACTGAATGAATTCTTCATCCAGGAAGAGTATACAAAGGAAAGGGCTCTTGGGAATCTCCTGGTGTTGTGGCAAGATGAGGAATTGGGGCCAAGAAAGAGCTGAATAAGAAGCATATTTCAAATCCTGAAATCCCAAAACAGTGGTTTTCAATGGAGGGAGTAATGCCTCCTAGAGGGCATTTTGCAAATGTTCAGCAGCAATTTTGGTAAGCAAAAGGAGCAGGTTATTTCCTTTAAATGGGTGGAGACCAAGGATGCTTGCCTGCACCAAGAGAATGTCCCACATCGCATTCTACTTCTGAATATAAATGAGAAACCTGTTATAATCATCTAAGCCCAGAACCTAGCTCAGTTTAACATGTAAACACAACtttcctcccacccctacccaatttaaatatttgctgactttTGCAGGAATGCAATTTCTCAGGTCTGCTGGTCTCTGGTCTTGGCTCCCTGATTTAGCTCATTCCTCTTGCTCTTTTCTGTCTCCTGAGTCCTATTCCTGTTCATTCACTCTGCCGTGGGACTTGATTCTTCTTCCCATTCAGCACCTTCTCAGAGACAAAAGCTAATTTGAACCCACTCTTAGAACACTTAAAAGTAAGTCTTTAGGAGTCCCTGAGTGGcctggcccagtcagttgagcattgaACTCTAGATTTCcattcaggttatgatcccaaggtcatgaggtggagcctTGTGTcagagcacagagtctgcttgagcttcctcctcttcccctccccaatGCCCccttctcaccttctctctctaaataaagaaacaaacaaataaataaaatctttttaaaaagcaagccaTGAAAGAATCATATTGCTTTCAAGTAAATTAAAGGCATGCCAGAACAAAGTCCCAATTGATTTAAAGGAATCCAACAAAACCCAGGACCAATAATGTAGAATTCAAAATGTCTGGCATTCAACAAAACCTTATTAGACATACAAAGAAGTAAGATAATATAACATTTATTCAGGAGAAAACTCTATGGATGCAGATACGAAATGACAACTATAATGGAATTAACCAAGATTTTAAGATCTCTGGAAATATGTTCCATATGTTCAAGAAACTAGtggaaagcaaagaagaaatggaagatataaaaaaagacctaaatgcaacttctagaattaaaaatacagtattggaaaaaaattaaactggatAGCATTAATGGCTGGTTAGCTACATTgaagaaaaacttgaaattaaagACAAAGCAATAGAGACTGTCTAAAACTAAGCATAGAATTATAAGGACTAAAGAAattaagaactaaaataaaattctttaccATATGTAAAATTTGAGTCTCAGAACGAGAAGAGAATGTTGGGGATGgtaaaggaacagaaaaatagatCAAGAAATAATGGCTGGCATATCTAAGATTTCATAAAAAGTATAAGCATCAGGTTTAAAAATCCCAACAAATTTCAAGAAGGATAAACATAGAAAAACCATACCAAGACACATCGCAACCAAATTGTTGAAGAAAAAGTGACaaagagagggacgcctgggtggtgcagttggttaagtctctgactcttggtttcagctccagtcatgatttccaggtcatgggatagagccctcctttgggctttgtgctcagtgtagagtctgctagagtttctctctctctctctctctctctcattttctctctctctctctctccttgtgcccctctgcactctttctttctccctcaaatgaataaacaaatctttaaaaaaagtgattaagagaaaaatattaaaaacagggcaaaaaaaaaaaagacatgatataCAGAGAATCAAAGCTAAGAGTGTTAGCACACTCTTGTCAGAAAAATAATTGTTACAGGCTGAATGTGCACACCCCAAGTgcctatgttgaagtcctaaacccccgcacctcagaatgtgactctatTTTGAGataggtctttaaagaggtaatcaAATAAGATCATATgctgggtcctaatccaatatgattggtATCTTTACAAGAAGAGGAGGTAAGGACAAAAATGTacagagaaaagaccatgtgaagacatggcaagaaggtggccatctgggagccaaggagagaagccttaGAAGAAACCAAtctggccaacaccttgatcttagacttttaGCCTCTAGAAGTAGGAACaagtaaatgtctgttgtttaagccaccagtctgTGGTAGTTTGCATGGCAGCcctaacaaattaataaaataatggagcaaaatctttaaagttctgaaaggaaaaaaatctggcaatttaaaattatatctgcATGAAAAGTATCCTTTAAGAATGAAGGTGAAGTAAAGACTTTTTTC contains:
- the STMN4 gene encoding stathmin-4 isoform X2, which codes for MTLAAYKEKMKELPLVSLFCSCFLADPLNKSSYKYEGWCGRQCRRKDQSQRKDSADWRERREQADTVDLNWCVISDMEVIELNKCTSGQSFEVILKPPSFDGVPEFNASLPRRRDPSLEEIQKKLEAAEERRKYQEAELLKHLAEKREHEREVIQKAIEENNNFIKMAKEKLAQKMESNKENREAHLAAMLERLQEKEPPAAR
- the STMN4 gene encoding stathmin-4 isoform X4, producing the protein MTLAAYKEKMKELPLVSLFCSCFLADPLNKSSYKYEADTVDLNWCVISDMEVIELNKCTSGQSFEVILKPPSFDGVPEFNASLPRRRDPSLEEIQKKLEAAEERRKYQEAELLKHLAEKREHEREVIQKAIEENNNFIKMAKEKLAQKMESNKENREAHLAAMLERLQEKEPPAAR
- the STMN4 gene encoding stathmin-4 isoform X1, translated to MTLAAYKEKMKELPLVSLFCSCFLADPLNKSSYKYEGWCGRQCRRKDQSQRKDSADWRERREQADTVDLNWCVISDMEVIELNKCTSGQSFEVILKPPSFDGVPEFNASLPRRRDPSLEEIQKKLEAAEERRKYQEAELLKHLAEKREHEREVIQKAIEENNNFIKMAKEKLAQKMESNKENREAHLAAMLERLQEKDKHAEEVRKNKELKEEASR
- the STMN4 gene encoding stathmin-4 isoform X3 — protein: MTLAAYKEKMKELPLVSLFCSCFLADPLNKSSYKYEADTVDLNWCVISDMEVIELNKCTSGQSFEVILKPPSFDGVPEFNASLPRRRDPSLEEIQKKLEAAEERRKYQEAELLKHLAEKREHEREVIQKAIEENNNFIKMAKEKLAQKMESNKENREAHLAAMLERLQEKDKHAEEVRKNKELKEEASR